One part of the Glycine max cultivar Williams 82 chromosome 14, Glycine_max_v4.0, whole genome shotgun sequence genome encodes these proteins:
- the LOC100788699 gene encoding N-acetyl-D-glucosamine kinase: protein MADALSKCGSKRSFVQAVCLAVSGVNHPTDQQRILGWLRDIFPSHVRLYVRNDAVAALASGTMGKVHGCVLIAGTGSIAYGFTEDGKEARAAGAGPVLGDWGSGYGIAAHGLTAVVRAHDGRGPSTMLTSSILQTLGLSSTEALIGWTYADFPWARIAALVPVVVTCAEAGDEVANKILLDSVQELASSVKAVVERLGLCGEDGKSAFPLVMVGGVLEANRRRWDIGKEVMNCISICFSGVIPIRPKVEPAVGAGWLAWNFLMKECDKG from the exons ATGGCAGATGCCCTTTCAAAGTGTGGTTCAAAACGATCTTTTGTCCAAGCAGTTTGTTTGGCTGTATCTGGTGTTAACCATCCAACAGATCAACAAAGAATTCTCGGTTGGCTTAG GGATATATTCCCAAGCCATGTGAGATTATATGTTCGGAATGATGCTGTGGCTGCTCTAGCAAGTGGAACAATGGGTAAAGTTCATGGTTGTGTATTAATTGCTGGCACAGGgagcattgcatatgggtttaCTGAGGATGGAAAAGAAGCAAGGGCTGCAGGTGCTGGACCTGTCTTAGGGGACTGGGGCAG TGGATATGGAATAGCTGCGCATGGACTAACTGCAGTAGTAAGAGCCCATGATGGTCGTGGCCCAAGTACAATGCTTACAAGTAGTATTTTACAAACGCTTGGTCTTTCTTCCACAGAAGCATTAATCGG GTGGACCTATGCAGATTTCCCTTGGGCCCGCATTGCTGCACTTGTTCCAGTTGTAGTGACCTGTGCAGAGGCTGGGGATGAGGTTGCAAACAAGATCTTGCTAGATTCTGTACAAGAGCTAGCTTCAAGTGTCAAAGCTGTTGTAGAGAGACTTGGATTGTGTGGTGAAG ATGGAAAGAGTGCCTTTCCCCTTGTTATGGTTGGCGGTGTTCTTGAAGCAAATAGGAGGAGGTGGGATATAGGAAAAGAAGTAATGAACTGCATTTCCATATGCTTTTCTGGGGTAATTCCCATTAGACCTAAG GTGGAGCCTGCTGTTGGTGCGGGATGGTTAGCTtggaattttttaatgaaagaatGTGACAAAGGCTGA
- the LOC100786041 gene encoding DEAD-box ATP-dependent RNA helicase 53, mitochondrial, whose product MLTAILRRTCSTLSRRGFPAALISASTAGNHFRPPSAAFISRTFHSNTGPLNFRSSSCHRAEYAVDDFPYEEGSKGNAADEGLEIAKLGISEDIVSALAKKGITKLFPIQRAVLEPAMQGRDMIGRARTGTGKTLAFGIPIMDKIIQFNAKHGRGRDPLALVLAPTRELARQVETEFCESAPNLDTICVYGGTPISRQMRELDYGVDIAVGTPGRIIDLLNRGALNLKDVQFVVLDEADQMLQVGFQEDVEKILERLPPKRQTLMFSATMPSWIKQISRNYLNNPLTIDLVGDSDQKLADGISLYSIATDLYVKAGILAPLITEHAKGGKCIVFTQTKRDADRLSYTMARSVKCEALHGDISQAQREKTLAGFRNGHFNVLVATDVASRGLDIPNVDLVIHYDLPNNSEIFVHRSGRTGRAGKKGTAILVYTEDQSRAVKLIERDVGSRFTELPRIAVDSASVDMVGGMGGGRFGSFGGTRDRRYGDTGFGSGRSGGYSNPGSGRSSFGNSGERFGGQNYNRFGSGNSSGEMNRYGGPSSGRFGSSGGYGSGQSGSRSGGSSSGSRFSRSDDFGGFGGSDRSGGFGDFGSGEPSGFGGSRGSNQNNRRPF is encoded by the exons ATGTTAACCGCAATCCTCAGAAGAACCTGTTCCACTCTCTCAAGGCGCGGTTTCCCCGCTGCCTTAATCTCCGCCTCCACCGCCGGAAACCACTTCCGGCCACCCTCCGCGGCCTTTATTTCCAGAACCTTCCACTCCAACACTGGCCCCTTGAATTTCCGCTCCTCTTCATGTCACCGCGCAGAATACGCCGTCGACGATTTCCCTTACGAAGAAGGCTCCAAAGGGAACGCCGCCGACGAAGGCCTCGAGATCGCGAAGCTCGGAATTTCTGAGGATATTGTCTCCGCTTTGGCCAAGAAAGGCATCACCAAGCTCTTCCCCATTCAG AGGGCTGTGTTGGAACCTGCTATGCAAGGTCGTGATATGATTGGTCGAGCTAGAACTGGAACTGGGAAGACTCTTGCTTTTGGGATACCCATCATGGATAAGATCATTCAGTTTAATGCTAAGCATGG GCGGGGGAGGGATCCTTTGGCTTTGGTTTTGGCTCCGACCAGAGAGCTTGCTCGACAGGTTGAAACGGAGTTCTGTGAGTCGGCACCTAATTTGGATACAATTTGTGTTTATGGGGGTACACCCATCTCTCGGCAGATGAGGGAACTTGATTATGGGGTTGATATTGCTGTGGGAACACCTGGTCGGATTATTGACCTTCTCAACAGAGGTGCTCTAAATTTGAAGGATGTTCAGTTTGTTGTTCTTGATGAAGCTGATCAGATGCTTCAGGTGGGCTTTCAGGAAGACGTGGAGAAGATCTTGGAGAGGTTGCCCCCAAAACGTCAGACTCTTATGTTCTCTGCAACAATGCCATCTTGGATAAAGCAGATTTCGCGCAATTACCTGAATAATCCCCTGACCATTGATCTT GTTGGAGATTCTGATCAGAAGTTGGCAGATGGAATTTCACTGTACTCCATTGCAACTGATTTGTATGTTAAAGCGGGAATTCTTGCTCCTCTAATAACG GAACATGCAAAAGGAGGAAAGTGCATTGTTTTCACTCAAACAAAACGTGATGCTGATCGATTATCATATACCATGGCAAGAAGTGTTAAATGTGAGGCTTTGCATGGAGACATATCACAAGCTCAGAGGGAGAAAACTCTTGCTGGCTTCAGAAATGGCCATTTCAATGTTTTAGTGGCAACTGATGTTGCCTCACGTGGGCTTGATATACCAAATGTTGATCTT GTAATACATTATGATCTTCCCAACAATTCAGAGATATTTGTTCATCGTTCTGGACGAACAGGTCGTGCTGGTAAGAAAGGAACTGCTATTCTTGTGTATACAGAAGATCAATCGAGGGCTGTTAAGCTTATTGAGCGTGATGTGGGCAGTAGATTTACAGAG CTACCACGTATTGCTGTTGATAGTGCATCAGTGGACATGGTTGGTGGCATGGGTGGTGGGCGATTTGGTTCTTTCGGAGGTACCAGGGATCGTCGATATGGTGATACGGGTTTTGGATCTGGCCGTTCTGGGGGCTACAGTAACCCTGGTTCTGGCCGCTCTAGCTTTGGAAATTCTGGTGAAAGGTTTGGTGGACAGAATTATAATCGTTTTGGTTCTGGTAATTCATCTGGTGAAATGAATAGATATGGTGGACCAAGCTCTGGTCGTTTTGGATCATCTGGTGGCTATGGTTCAGGTCAATCAGGAAGTAGATCAGGTGGATCATCCAGTGGGTCTAGGTTTAGTCGCTCGGATGATTTTGGGGGATTTGGTGGTTCAGATCGCTCAGGTGGTTTTGGAGATTTTGGCTCAGGTGAGCCTAGTGGCTTTGGTGGTTCTCGTGGTAGTAATCAGAACAATAGAAGacctttttaa
- the LOC100816158 gene encoding leucine-rich repeat receptor-like serine/threonine-protein kinase BAM3 isoform X1 — MGTLTLGLVLVLLLLCLTWPASVSSLPMSLRRQASILVSLKQDFEANTDSLRSWNMSNYMSLCSTWEGIQCDQKNRSVVSLDISNFNLSGTLSPSITGLRSLVSVSLAGNGFSGGFPSEIHKLELLRFLNISGNTFSGDMGWEFSQLRELEVLDAYDNEFNCSLPLGVTQLPKLNSLNFGGNYFFGEIPPSYGDMVQLNFLSLAGNDLRGLIPPELGNLTNLTQLFLGYYNQFDGGIPPEFGKLVSLTQVDLANCGLTGPIPAELGNLIKLDTLFLQTNQLSGSIPPQLGNMSSLKCLDLSNNELTGDIPNEFSGLHKLTLLNLFINRLHGEIPPFIAELPNLEVLKLWQNNFTGAIPSRLGQNGKLAELDLSTNKLTGLVPKSLCLGRRLRILILLNNFLFGSLPADLGQCYTLQRVRLGQNYLTGSIPNGFLYLPELALLELQNNYLSGWLPQETSTAPSKLGQLNLSNNRLSGSLPISIGNFPNLQILLLHGNRLSGEIPPDIGRLKNILKLDMSVNNFSGSIPPEIGNCLLLTYLDLSQNQLSGPIPVQLSQIHIMNYLNVSWNHLSQSLPKELGAMKGLTSADFSHNDFSGSIPEEGQFSVLNSTSFVGNPQLCGYDLNPCKHSSNAVLESQDSGSARPGVPGKYKLLFAVALLACSLAFATLAFIKSRKQRRHSNSWKLTTFQNLEFGSEDIIGCIKESNAIGRGGAGVVYHGTMPNGEQVAVKKLLGINKGCSHDNGLSAEIRTLGRIRHRYIVRLLAFCSNRETNLLVYEYMPNGSLGEVLHGKRGEFLKWDTRLKIATEAAKGLCYLHHDCSPLIIHRDVKSNNILLNSEFEAHVADFGLAKFLQDTGTSECMSSIAGSYGYIAPEYAYTLKVDEKSDVYSFGVVLLELLTGRRPVGNFGEEGLDIVQWTKLQTNWSKDKVVKILDERLCHIPVDEAKQIYFVAMLCVQEQSVERPTMREVVEMLAQAKQPNTFQKQ, encoded by the exons ATGGGAACTCTAACTCTTGGCCTTGTACTTGTACTCCTCCTTTTGTGCTTAACTTGGCCTGCTTCTGTTTCTTCTCTTCCCATGTCTTTGAGAAGGCAAGCCTCTATCTTGGTTTCTCTCAAACAAGACTTTGAGGCCAACACTGATTCTTTGAGAAGCTGGAACATGTCTAACTACATGTCCCTGTGCAGTACCTGGGAGGGTATTCAGTGTGACCAAAAGAATAGGTCAGTGGTGTCATTGGACATATCCAACTTCAACCTTTCCGGCACACTTTCACCTTCCATCACAGGACTAAGGAGCCTTGTGAGTGTTTCACTTGCTGGTAATGGCTTCTCAGGAGGGTTCCCTAGTGAAATTCACAAGCTAGAATTGCTGAGATTCCTCAACATATCCGGCAACACGTTCAGTGGAGACATGGGATGGGAATTTTCTCAGTTGAGAGAGCTTGAAGTGCTTGATGCTTATGACAATGAGTTCAATTGCTCCCTCCCTCTTGGTGTCACTCAGCTCCCCAAGCTCAATAGCTTGAATTTTGGCGGGAACTATTTCTTTGGTGAAATCCCTCCAAGCTATGGAGACATGGTTCAGCTCAACTTTCTGTCTCTTGCAGGAAATGATTTGAGGGGTCTCATACCACCTGAGCTTGGGAATCTCACTAACCTGACACAGCTTTTCTTGGGATACTACAATCAGTTTGATGGTGGAATCCCTCCTGAGTTTGGTAAGTTGGTTAGTTTAACTCAAGTTGACCTTGCAAATTGTGGCTTGACAGGTCCAATTCCAGCTGAGTTGGGAAACCTCATcaaactagacactctcttctTGCAAACTAACCAGCTCAGTGGCTCAATCCCTCCCCAATTAGGCAACATGAGTAGCCTGAAGTGTCTTGATTTGTCAAACAATGAGCTCACAGGAGACATCCCTAATGAGTTCTCAGGCCTTCATAAGCTCACCCTCTTGAACTTGTTCATCAACAGGTTGCATGGTGAAATTCCACCTTTCATTGCTGAGCTGCCTAACTTGGAAGTGCTGAAGCTTTGGCAGAACAACTTCACAGGTGCCATTCCATCAAGGCTTGGCCAGAATGGCAAATTGGCTGAGCTTGACCTGTCAACAAACAAGCTCACTGGATTGGTGCCTAAATCTCTATGCCTTGGGAGGAGACTGAGGATTTTGATCCTGCTCAACAATTTTCTCTTTGGATCTTTGCCTGCTGATCTTGGCCAATGCTACACACTCCAAAGAGTTCGTTTGGGACAGAACTATTTGACAGGATCGATACCAAATGGTTTTCTTTACTTGCCTGAGTTGGCCCTTTTGGAATTGCAGAACAATTACCTCAGTGGTTGGCTTCCACAAGAAACAAGCACTGCACCCTCTAAACTTGGACAGTTGAATCTATCAAACAATCGCCTATCCGGCTCTCTACCAATTTCCATTGGAAACTTTCCCAACTTACAAATTCTGCTGCTTCATGGAAATAGACTCTCAGGAGAAATCCCTCCAGATATAGGGAGGCTGAAAAATATACTCAAGTTGGATATGAGTGTCAACAATTTTTCAGGTAGTATTCCTCCTGAGATAGGTAACTGTTTATTGCTCACCTATTTAGATTTGAGCCAAAACCAACTATCAGGCCCTATCCCAGTTCAGCTTTCTCAAATTCACATAATGAACTATCTCAATGTCTCATGGAACCACCTAAGCCAAAGTCTTCCCAAGGAACTTGGGGCCATGAAGGGCTTGACTTCAGCAGATTTTTCTCACAATGACTTCTCTGGTTCAATACCTGAGGAGGGGCAATTCTCAGTGCTTAACTCTACATCCTTTGTGGGAAATCCTCAGCTCTGTGGATATGATCTGAATCCATGTAAACACTCTTCAAATGCAGTATTGGAGTCACAAGACAGTGGCAGTGCAAGACCTGGAGTTCCTGGGAAGTATAAGCTTCTCTTTGCAGTGGCACTGTTGGCTTGTTCATTGGCATTTGCAACATTGGCTTTTATCAAGAGCAGAAAGCAAAGAAGGCACTCCAATTCATGGAAGCTCACAACATTTCAGAATCTGGAATTTGGAAGTGAAGACATCATAGGGTGCATAAAGGAAAGCAATGCCATAGGAAGGGGTGGAGCTGGGGTTGTATACCATGGAACAATGCCAAATGGAGAGCAAGTAGCTGTGAAGAAGCTCTTGGGAATCAACAAAGGATGTTCTCATGATAATGGCCTCTCAGCAGAAATAAGGACACTGGGAAGAATCAGGCACAGGTACATTGTGAGGTTGCTGGCATTTTGTTCAAATAGAGAGACCAATTTGCTTGTTTATGAGTACATGCCAAATGGAAGCTTAGGTGAAGTCTTGCATGGGAAGAGGGGAGAGTTTCTCAAGTGGGATACTAGGCTGAAAATAGCAACAGAAGCTGCAAAAGGGCTTTGCTATTTGCACCATGATTGTTCCCCTCTGATAATCCACAGAGATGTGAAGTCAAACAACATATTATTGAACTCTGAATTTGAGGCTCATGTTGCTGATTTTGGACTTGCCAAGTTCTTGCAAGATACTGGGACATCAGAGTGCATGTCTTCCATTGCTGGTTCCTATGGTTACATTGCTCCAG AATATGCATACACATTGAAAGTTGATGAGAAAAGTGATGTCTATAGCTTTGGAGTGGTGCTGCTAGAACTACTAACAGGGAGAAGGCCAGTGGGGAATTTTGGTGAAGAAGGTCTAGATATTGTTCAATGGACCAAGTTGCAAACAAATTGGAGCAAAGACAAAGTGGTGAAGATTCTAGATGAGAGGCTATGTCACATTCCCGTAGATGAAGCAAAGCAGATATACTTTGTGGCCATGCTATGTGTTCAGGAACAAAGTGTGGAGCGACCAACTATGAGGGAAGTGGTTGAAATGCTTGCACAAGCAAAGCAACCAAACACATTCCAAAAGCAGTGA
- the LOC100816158 gene encoding leucine-rich repeat receptor-like serine/threonine-protein kinase BAM3 isoform X2 has product MGTLTLGLVLVLLLLCLTWPASVSSLPMSLRRQASILVSLKQDFEANTDSLRSWNMSNYMSLCSTWEGIQCDQKNRSVVSLDISNFNLSGTLSPSITGLRSLVSVSLAGNGFSGGFPSEIHKLELLRFLNISGNTFSGDMGWEFSQLRELEVLDAYDNEFNCSLPLGVTQLPKLNSLNFGGNYFFGEIPPSYGDMVQLNFLSLAGNDLRGLIPPELGNLTNLTQLFLGYYNQFDGGIPPEFGKLVSLTQVDLANCGLTGPIPAELGNLIKLDTLFLQTNQLSGSIPPQLGNMSSLKCLDLSNNELTGDIPNEFSGLHKLTLLNLFINRLHGEIPPFIAELPNLEVLKLWQNNFTGAIPSRLGQNGKLAELDLSTNKLTGLVPKSLCLGRRLRILILLNNFLFGSLPADLGQCYTLQRVRLGQNYLTGSIPNGFLYLPELALLELQNNYLSGWLPQETSTAPSKLGQLNLSNNRLSGSLPISIGNFPNLQILLLHGNRLSGEIPPDIGRLKNILKLDMSVNNFSGSIPPEIGNCLLLTYLDLSQNQLSGPIPVQLSQIHIMNYLNVSWNHLSQSLPKELGAMKGLTSADFSHNDFSGSIPEEGQFSVLNSTSFVGNPQLCGYDLNPCKHSSNAVLESQDSGSARPGVPGKYKLLFAVALLACSLAFATLAFIKSRKQRRHSNSWKLTTFQNLEFGSEDIIGCIKESNAIGRGGAGVVYHGTMPNGEQVAVKKLLGINKGCSHDNGLSAEIRTLGRIRHRYIVRLLAFCSNRETNLLVYEYMPNGSLGEVLHGKRGEFLKWDTRLKIATEAAKGLCYLHHDCSPLIIHRDVKSNNILLNSEFEAHVADFGLAKFLQDTGTSECMSSIAGSYGYIAPALEWCC; this is encoded by the exons ATGGGAACTCTAACTCTTGGCCTTGTACTTGTACTCCTCCTTTTGTGCTTAACTTGGCCTGCTTCTGTTTCTTCTCTTCCCATGTCTTTGAGAAGGCAAGCCTCTATCTTGGTTTCTCTCAAACAAGACTTTGAGGCCAACACTGATTCTTTGAGAAGCTGGAACATGTCTAACTACATGTCCCTGTGCAGTACCTGGGAGGGTATTCAGTGTGACCAAAAGAATAGGTCAGTGGTGTCATTGGACATATCCAACTTCAACCTTTCCGGCACACTTTCACCTTCCATCACAGGACTAAGGAGCCTTGTGAGTGTTTCACTTGCTGGTAATGGCTTCTCAGGAGGGTTCCCTAGTGAAATTCACAAGCTAGAATTGCTGAGATTCCTCAACATATCCGGCAACACGTTCAGTGGAGACATGGGATGGGAATTTTCTCAGTTGAGAGAGCTTGAAGTGCTTGATGCTTATGACAATGAGTTCAATTGCTCCCTCCCTCTTGGTGTCACTCAGCTCCCCAAGCTCAATAGCTTGAATTTTGGCGGGAACTATTTCTTTGGTGAAATCCCTCCAAGCTATGGAGACATGGTTCAGCTCAACTTTCTGTCTCTTGCAGGAAATGATTTGAGGGGTCTCATACCACCTGAGCTTGGGAATCTCACTAACCTGACACAGCTTTTCTTGGGATACTACAATCAGTTTGATGGTGGAATCCCTCCTGAGTTTGGTAAGTTGGTTAGTTTAACTCAAGTTGACCTTGCAAATTGTGGCTTGACAGGTCCAATTCCAGCTGAGTTGGGAAACCTCATcaaactagacactctcttctTGCAAACTAACCAGCTCAGTGGCTCAATCCCTCCCCAATTAGGCAACATGAGTAGCCTGAAGTGTCTTGATTTGTCAAACAATGAGCTCACAGGAGACATCCCTAATGAGTTCTCAGGCCTTCATAAGCTCACCCTCTTGAACTTGTTCATCAACAGGTTGCATGGTGAAATTCCACCTTTCATTGCTGAGCTGCCTAACTTGGAAGTGCTGAAGCTTTGGCAGAACAACTTCACAGGTGCCATTCCATCAAGGCTTGGCCAGAATGGCAAATTGGCTGAGCTTGACCTGTCAACAAACAAGCTCACTGGATTGGTGCCTAAATCTCTATGCCTTGGGAGGAGACTGAGGATTTTGATCCTGCTCAACAATTTTCTCTTTGGATCTTTGCCTGCTGATCTTGGCCAATGCTACACACTCCAAAGAGTTCGTTTGGGACAGAACTATTTGACAGGATCGATACCAAATGGTTTTCTTTACTTGCCTGAGTTGGCCCTTTTGGAATTGCAGAACAATTACCTCAGTGGTTGGCTTCCACAAGAAACAAGCACTGCACCCTCTAAACTTGGACAGTTGAATCTATCAAACAATCGCCTATCCGGCTCTCTACCAATTTCCATTGGAAACTTTCCCAACTTACAAATTCTGCTGCTTCATGGAAATAGACTCTCAGGAGAAATCCCTCCAGATATAGGGAGGCTGAAAAATATACTCAAGTTGGATATGAGTGTCAACAATTTTTCAGGTAGTATTCCTCCTGAGATAGGTAACTGTTTATTGCTCACCTATTTAGATTTGAGCCAAAACCAACTATCAGGCCCTATCCCAGTTCAGCTTTCTCAAATTCACATAATGAACTATCTCAATGTCTCATGGAACCACCTAAGCCAAAGTCTTCCCAAGGAACTTGGGGCCATGAAGGGCTTGACTTCAGCAGATTTTTCTCACAATGACTTCTCTGGTTCAATACCTGAGGAGGGGCAATTCTCAGTGCTTAACTCTACATCCTTTGTGGGAAATCCTCAGCTCTGTGGATATGATCTGAATCCATGTAAACACTCTTCAAATGCAGTATTGGAGTCACAAGACAGTGGCAGTGCAAGACCTGGAGTTCCTGGGAAGTATAAGCTTCTCTTTGCAGTGGCACTGTTGGCTTGTTCATTGGCATTTGCAACATTGGCTTTTATCAAGAGCAGAAAGCAAAGAAGGCACTCCAATTCATGGAAGCTCACAACATTTCAGAATCTGGAATTTGGAAGTGAAGACATCATAGGGTGCATAAAGGAAAGCAATGCCATAGGAAGGGGTGGAGCTGGGGTTGTATACCATGGAACAATGCCAAATGGAGAGCAAGTAGCTGTGAAGAAGCTCTTGGGAATCAACAAAGGATGTTCTCATGATAATGGCCTCTCAGCAGAAATAAGGACACTGGGAAGAATCAGGCACAGGTACATTGTGAGGTTGCTGGCATTTTGTTCAAATAGAGAGACCAATTTGCTTGTTTATGAGTACATGCCAAATGGAAGCTTAGGTGAAGTCTTGCATGGGAAGAGGGGAGAGTTTCTCAAGTGGGATACTAGGCTGAAAATAGCAACAGAAGCTGCAAAAGGGCTTTGCTATTTGCACCATGATTGTTCCCCTCTGATAATCCACAGAGATGTGAAGTCAAACAACATATTATTGAACTCTGAATTTGAGGCTCATGTTGCTGATTTTGGACTTGCCAAGTTCTTGCAAGATACTGGGACATCAGAGTGCATGTCTTCCATTGCTGGTTCCTATGGTTACATTGCTCCAG CTTTGGAGTGGTGCTGCTAG